In a genomic window of Virgibacillus sp. SK37:
- a CDS encoding ABC transporter ATP-binding protein — protein sequence MNLLTVKNLSKKYRDTYAVKDVEFAFPSQTCIALLGPNGAGKTTILRILAGLLKPTSGEIIFNEHEQRKDFRSDIGYLPQHPVFHEWMTGNEFLIHSGRLALLSKEEAAKRANQLLDKVGISEAKNRQIAGYSGGMKQRLGIAQAIIHKPKLLLLDEPVSSLDPIGRREILNLMQQLKKEMCLLFSTHILTDAEEISDELLLLNRGKLFESGKLSDLWQKYQTATIDIEFKDNSTAYLEKLLRIPSIINGYKEQNTIRLTAEDISKARKDILIKAVHEEWPLEYFSINKASLEELFIKVVNG from the coding sequence ATGAATTTGTTAACCGTAAAAAACTTATCTAAAAAATATCGGGATACCTATGCTGTGAAAGATGTTGAATTCGCGTTTCCCTCCCAAACTTGTATTGCTTTACTCGGCCCTAATGGTGCTGGAAAAACAACTATTCTTCGTATACTAGCAGGGCTTTTGAAACCCACTTCCGGTGAGATTATATTTAACGAACATGAGCAGAGGAAGGACTTCCGTTCTGATATTGGTTATTTACCACAACACCCTGTCTTCCATGAATGGATGACAGGGAACGAATTCCTCATTCACAGTGGAAGGCTTGCTTTATTATCTAAAGAAGAAGCAGCTAAGCGAGCAAATCAGTTATTGGATAAAGTCGGCATTTCTGAGGCTAAGAACCGGCAAATTGCAGGATATTCCGGCGGTATGAAACAACGCCTTGGTATTGCTCAAGCCATTATTCACAAACCAAAATTATTGCTTCTAGATGAACCAGTGTCATCTTTAGACCCAATCGGCAGAAGAGAAATATTAAATTTAATGCAACAATTGAAGAAAGAAATGTGTCTTCTTTTTTCCACTCATATTCTGACAGATGCTGAAGAGATTAGTGATGAACTACTTTTATTAAACAGAGGTAAGCTATTTGAATCAGGTAAACTGAGTGATTTATGGCAAAAATATCAAACTGCTACTATTGACATAGAATTTAAAGACAATTCAACTGCTTACCTTGAAAAGCTTCTTCGTATACCCTCGATCATTAACGGCTACAAGGAGCAAAATACTATCCGTCTCACGGCGGAAGACATTTCTAAGGCACGGAAGGATATTTTAATAAAGGCTGTGCATGAAGAATGGCCCTTGGAATATTTTTCAATCAATAAAGCTTCCTTGGAAGAATTGTTTATAAAGGTGGTGAATGGATAA
- a CDS encoding TIGR01777 family oxidoreductase translates to MNILITGGTGFVGKHLTESLHKKDHHTYILTRSPENKKNTNLTTFIGYDYPVEELPVIHAVVNLAGESLFGYWSKKKKDAILSSRIKTTNHVIDLLQKMKTKPEVLISGSAVGYYGTSEDLIFTEATKQAGNDFLADVSSQWEKAAKKAEDFSIRTVFTRFGVILGEEGSLPYMQLPVKLFAGGKIGNGEQWLSWVHVEDVVRLIEFCIFNKEMKGPVNATSPHPKRNKDFMRSLASVLHRPYWLPVPSPLIRLVVGEMAILINKGQYVLPQKALDHRFEFSFPSLKEALQHIEQKRQKPNK, encoded by the coding sequence ATGAACATATTAATAACCGGAGGAACAGGGTTTGTTGGAAAGCATCTTACTGAATCACTGCATAAAAAGGACCACCATACGTACATACTTACCAGATCTCCTGAAAATAAAAAGAATACAAATCTCACTACTTTCATCGGCTATGATTATCCTGTAGAAGAGCTCCCTGTAATACATGCGGTAGTAAACCTGGCAGGAGAGTCCTTATTCGGATATTGGTCAAAGAAGAAGAAGGATGCTATTCTATCCAGTCGCATTAAAACAACAAATCACGTTATAGATTTGCTGCAAAAAATGAAAACAAAGCCGGAAGTTCTTATTAGCGGGTCAGCTGTCGGCTATTATGGTACTTCAGAGGACCTCATTTTCACTGAGGCAACAAAACAAGCGGGTAATGACTTCCTAGCTGATGTTTCCTCTCAATGGGAAAAGGCGGCAAAAAAAGCAGAGGATTTTAGTATTCGCACTGTCTTTACCAGATTTGGAGTAATATTAGGTGAAGAAGGTTCTTTACCCTATATGCAGCTTCCCGTAAAACTGTTTGCGGGAGGAAAAATAGGCAATGGAGAACAATGGCTTTCATGGGTGCATGTTGAGGATGTTGTTAGACTAATTGAGTTTTGTATATTCAATAAAGAAATGAAGGGACCCGTTAATGCGACTTCTCCTCATCCTAAGAGAAACAAGGATTTCATGCGTTCGCTTGCCAGTGTGTTGCATCGTCCATACTGGTTGCCGGTACCTTCACCTCTTATCCGGCTCGTTGTTGGAGAAATGGCGATACTAATTAATAAAGGACAATATGTATTGCCTCAGAAGGCGCTAGATCACCGTTTTGAATTTAGCTTCCCTTCCCTTAAAGAAGCCTTGCAACATATTGAGCAAAAACGCCAAAAACCTAACAAATAA
- a CDS encoding GNAT family N-acetyltransferase — translation MLKKRDLHEVPVLYQLMSHPDVFPYVRHKAASSDEFYFVTKQTLEAEENGELISRTITDENYHPIGTINLFDIQNNHGFLATWIGQPYFGKGYNKVAKEQFFDELFYVHGIEGIFMKVRKTNKRSLGAVLKLPYAALANSTYPQLYNQINKDADVYDLFIITKDHYLSYQQFANAESNLTEEDAI, via the coding sequence ATGTTAAAAAAGCGTGATTTGCATGAAGTGCCAGTATTATACCAGTTGATGTCTCACCCGGACGTCTTTCCCTATGTAAGACATAAAGCAGCTTCAAGCGATGAATTTTATTTTGTTACGAAACAAACATTAGAAGCCGAAGAAAATGGTGAGCTTATTTCCCGCACCATTACTGATGAAAACTATCATCCTATTGGCACAATCAATTTATTCGACATACAAAATAATCATGGATTTCTAGCCACATGGATTGGTCAGCCTTATTTCGGAAAGGGTTATAACAAAGTAGCAAAGGAGCAATTTTTTGATGAATTATTTTATGTACACGGTATTGAAGGGATCTTTATGAAAGTACGTAAAACAAATAAACGTTCCTTGGGAGCAGTGCTAAAACTACCCTATGCTGCACTTGCAAACTCTACTTATCCACAATTATATAACCAAATTAATAAAGATGCTGATGTGTATGATTTATTTATTATTACTAAAGATCACTATCTGTCATACCAACAATTTGCTAATGCGGAAAGCAATCTAACAGAAGAAGATGCAATATAA
- a CDS encoding SDR family oxidoreductase produces MPNAAITGAGTGLGRALAIEYAAKGYKLFLLGRTDTKLQIVKEKIMQAGGQAEVILCDVREQASVSIAFQQIGKLDLFINNAGTGIFGPLNNYSLEEIENILDTNVKGTIFTVQSAAPLIKESKGRILTIISTAGLRGKKNESLYCASKFAIRGFTESLQKEWEDEEYTITSVYMGGMNTPFWDESTHVKDASGLQSPQSVAKKIIEQDDGRKEIIIDK; encoded by the coding sequence ATGCCAAATGCAGCTATTACAGGTGCAGGTACCGGGTTAGGAAGAGCCTTGGCAATTGAATATGCCGCAAAGGGATATAAATTATTTCTACTCGGAAGAACAGATACAAAACTACAAATTGTAAAAGAAAAAATAATGCAAGCTGGTGGTCAGGCAGAAGTTATTCTATGTGATGTTAGAGAACAGGCTTCTGTGAGCATTGCCTTCCAGCAAATAGGTAAACTTGATCTATTTATCAATAATGCAGGAACAGGTATCTTTGGACCTCTAAATAATTATTCATTGGAAGAAATTGAGAACATCCTTGATACCAATGTAAAGGGAACAATATTCACTGTTCAGTCAGCTGCCCCACTGATCAAAGAAAGTAAAGGTAGAATATTGACGATTATATCTACTGCAGGGTTACGCGGTAAAAAGAATGAATCATTATATTGTGCAAGCAAATTTGCAATTCGGGGATTTACGGAAAGCCTTCAGAAAGAGTGGGAAGATGAGGAATATACAATCACATCTGTTTATATGGGTGGAATGAATACGCCGTTCTGGGATGAGTCAACCCATGTAAAGGATGCTTCCGGTCTGCAAAGCCCTCAATCTGTAGCAAAAAAAATTATTGAGCAGGATGATGGTAGGAAGGAAATAATTATCGATAAATAG
- a CDS encoding YfhH family protein, producing MANNYRYSDYTIEQLRAEIGKLKEKAQKAEQLGNVSEVAVNERKMQVALAYTLNPEDFIAGEVYVLKNDPGYTFKINYVNGVFAWGHRRNLLQEEFEAEEAIPISLLEEVK from the coding sequence ATGGCAAATAATTATAGATATAGTGATTATACAATAGAACAATTAAGAGCGGAAATCGGTAAGTTAAAGGAGAAGGCACAGAAAGCGGAGCAGCTTGGTAATGTATCAGAAGTTGCGGTAAATGAGCGAAAGATGCAGGTTGCCTTAGCATATACGTTGAATCCGGAGGACTTTATCGCAGGGGAAGTATATGTGCTGAAGAATGATCCAGGGTATACATTTAAAATAAACTATGTGAACGGGGTCTTTGCTTGGGGGCATAGAAGGAACCTTCTTCAGGAAGAATTCGAAGCAGAAGAAGCAATTCCAATTTCTTTATTGGAAGAAGTAAAGTAG
- a CDS encoding YfhE family protein: MKLNSKSNQRERFLSKTQEVLYQKEFKQADQVYRQLSKKGSRG, translated from the coding sequence ATGAAACTGAACTCAAAGAGCAATCAGAGAGAACGTTTTCTCTCCAAAACCCAAGAAGTGCTTTACCAAAAGGAATTCAAGCAAGCTGACCAAGTATATAGACAGTTATCAAAAAAGGGAAGCCGTGGATAA
- a CDS encoding PLD nuclease N-terminal domain-containing protein gives MQEIWSSINWAVIAPLIVIQGILLIIALIDLAKTAQTNGPKWLWFLIIVFINIIGPILYFLFGRRQG, from the coding sequence ATGCAAGAAATCTGGAGTTCCATAAACTGGGCAGTCATCGCCCCATTGATTGTTATTCAAGGTATATTATTAATTATTGCACTAATTGACTTGGCAAAAACAGCACAAACTAACGGCCCTAAGTGGTTGTGGTTCCTTATAATTGTTTTCATTAATATCATTGGTCCAATCCTTTATTTCCTGTTTGGCAGGAGGCAAGGATAA
- a CDS encoding helix-turn-helix domain-containing protein — translation MSVDQISYNIRFFRDQQNWTQKELAEKLSTSRSVVAKWESNTVTPDVNALIKLSNLFSVSLDHLTGNHTFRDDLLKDFKRIYSSPSKSFDEDVVELVEYLMTHPKLKKDIYRLKDLSNKKQQSIHNLLSELIDQIEQI, via the coding sequence ATGAGTGTTGATCAAATATCGTATAATATAAGATTTTTTAGAGACCAACAGAATTGGACACAAAAAGAATTGGCTGAAAAGTTATCTACTTCCCGTTCCGTTGTTGCTAAGTGGGAGAGTAATACTGTTACTCCAGATGTAAATGCACTTATCAAACTGAGCAATTTATTTAGTGTATCACTTGATCATCTTACCGGGAATCATACTTTTCGAGACGATTTATTAAAGGATTTCAAACGAATCTATAGTTCCCCCTCAAAGAGTTTTGATGAAGATGTAGTAGAACTTGTTGAATATCTGATGACACACCCTAAGCTTAAAAAAGATATTTATCGTTTAAAAGATTTATCGAATAAAAAACAACAATCCATACATAATCTTCTAAGTGAACTAATTGATCAAATAGAGCAAATTTAA
- a CDS encoding GntR family transcriptional regulator, whose amino-acid sequence MLIQLDFESKEPIYLQLIHQIIEGIAKGQLKPGEDLPSVRSLASDIGVNLHTVNKSYQQLKQEGFILIHRQKGVVVNPEGVPSATTAYIKQLSHKLRPLISESICREMDEQAFLNVCSDLYKEFMTERQGN is encoded by the coding sequence TTGCTTATACAATTGGATTTTGAATCCAAGGAACCAATATATTTACAATTAATCCATCAAATAATTGAAGGGATTGCCAAAGGCCAGTTGAAACCTGGCGAAGACTTACCATCTGTGCGTTCTCTCGCTTCAGATATTGGGGTAAATCTTCATACAGTTAATAAATCGTATCAACAGTTGAAACAGGAAGGATTTATTTTAATTCACCGGCAAAAGGGTGTCGTAGTAAACCCTGAGGGTGTACCTTCAGCAACTACTGCTTATATAAAGCAGCTTTCACATAAGCTTCGTCCTCTAATCTCTGAATCAATCTGCAGAGAAATGGATGAGCAAGCCTTTTTAAATGTTTGTAGTGATTTATATAAAGAATTTATGACAGAAAGGCAGGGGAATTAA
- a CDS encoding DUF1648 domain-containing protein, which translates to MEVVPILLLLVIQIPVYISIIFIPYWTRKTESFGISIPEEVYFNNELKKMRKSYAWWTGILSIVVTIVFILSATTLDTEKKISLFFSGLLILYIISSFFIYIHFHKQMKQLKDQNNWVKIRTQQVTINTEFRRQKLTYSNLWFIVAYVLAFIMILITFQLYDRIPERIPTKYNFSGEVTNWSTKSYRSVLMMPIMQIYLTSLFLFINVMIAKAKQQISTTNPEDSIRRNIIFRRRWSLYTVISGIAMSILFSAIQASFIFPINQKWLVLLSIIISIMLTLGAILLAITTGQGGSRLSKPSEGQQLSIDRDDDKYWKLGQIYFNKDDPALFLEKRFGIGWTANMARPMSWVILLAIILLAIGIPLLLNL; encoded by the coding sequence ATGGAAGTGGTACCAATCCTTCTTTTGCTAGTTATCCAGATTCCAGTTTATATTTCAATTATTTTTATCCCGTATTGGACCAGAAAGACAGAAAGTTTTGGGATCTCCATCCCGGAAGAAGTATATTTTAACAATGAGCTAAAGAAAATGCGCAAAAGTTATGCCTGGTGGACTGGGATTCTGAGTATAGTGGTAACAATCGTATTTATTTTATCAGCTACTACTCTCGACACAGAAAAGAAAATCAGCTTATTTTTTAGTGGCCTACTTATCTTGTACATTATTAGTAGTTTTTTCATTTATATTCACTTTCACAAACAAATGAAACAACTAAAAGATCAAAATAATTGGGTGAAAATTAGAACCCAGCAAGTCACAATTAATACAGAATTTCGCCGGCAAAAACTAACCTATTCCAATCTATGGTTTATTGTAGCGTATGTATTAGCTTTTATAATGATTTTAATCACTTTTCAACTTTATGATCGTATACCAGAGCGAATACCTACCAAATATAATTTTTCTGGAGAGGTAACTAACTGGTCAACAAAATCGTATCGATCTGTACTTATGATGCCTATTATGCAAATTTATTTAACATCACTTTTCTTATTCATTAATGTAATGATTGCAAAGGCGAAGCAACAAATTAGTACAACAAACCCAGAGGACTCCATCAGACGAAATATCATTTTCCGACGAAGATGGTCTCTATATACCGTTATTTCCGGAATAGCTATGAGTATTTTATTTTCTGCGATTCAAGCATCCTTCATTTTTCCGATTAACCAGAAATGGTTGGTATTACTATCCATCATTATTTCTATTATGTTGACACTTGGAGCCATTTTGCTCGCGATTACCACTGGGCAAGGAGGAAGTCGTTTAAGTAAACCATCAGAAGGCCAACAATTATCCATAGACAGGGATGATGATAAGTATTGGAAGCTAGGTCAGATTTACTTTAATAAAGATGATCCTGCCTTATTTTTAGAAAAAAGATTTGGTATCGGCTGGACGGCAAACATGGCAAGACCAATGTCTTGGGTTATATTGCTGGCTATTATTCTTTTAGCAATAGGGATACCTTTGTTATTAAATTTATAA
- the recX gene encoding recombination regulator RecX, with the protein MKISRITTQKKNKNRYNIFLDDGQKETYGFSVDEAILVEYQLRKNMELDASTIAMLVQKDTIHKSYTQTINFLSYRMRTKKEIRDYLLKKEVDEKHIPVIMEKLEKENLVDDRQFAEMFVRSRINTSSKGPKLIKKELIEKGVAADIAGQATENYSFEEQYEKVLKWINKKMNQKKKDSYRKQLQQAQANLVQKGFTQEVIQEAVANMEETQDGEAEWEAVLYQGEKLWHKHSRKEEGYYLRNKVKEGLYRKGFSLESINRFLDDRTGRE; encoded by the coding sequence ATGAAGATTTCCCGAATCACTACACAAAAGAAAAATAAGAACCGGTATAATATCTTCTTGGATGATGGCCAAAAAGAAACGTATGGCTTTAGTGTGGATGAAGCTATACTAGTTGAGTATCAGCTACGTAAAAATATGGAGCTGGATGCTTCCACGATTGCTATGCTTGTCCAAAAAGATACGATACATAAATCATATACCCAAACGATCAACTTTTTAAGCTACCGTATGCGTACAAAAAAAGAAATCCGTGATTATTTGTTAAAAAAAGAGGTTGATGAGAAACACATACCCGTTATTATGGAAAAACTGGAGAAAGAAAACCTGGTGGATGATCGTCAATTTGCTGAAATGTTTGTACGATCTCGCATTAACACATCATCTAAAGGACCCAAGCTTATAAAAAAAGAACTGATAGAGAAGGGAGTCGCTGCTGACATTGCTGGCCAAGCGACAGAAAATTATTCTTTCGAGGAGCAATACGAGAAGGTTCTTAAGTGGATTAACAAAAAAATGAATCAAAAGAAAAAGGATTCTTATCGCAAACAATTACAGCAAGCACAGGCTAATCTGGTTCAAAAAGGATTTACACAGGAAGTGATCCAAGAGGCTGTAGCGAACATGGAAGAGACCCAAGATGGAGAAGCCGAATGGGAGGCAGTTTTATACCAGGGAGAAAAGCTGTGGCACAAACATTCCAGAAAGGAAGAAGGGTATTATCTTCGCAACAAAGTAAAAGAAGGTTTATATCGCAAGGGCTTTTCTCTGGAATCGATCAATCGCTTTTTGGATGATAGAACTGGAAGGGAATGA